Proteins encoded in a region of the Hippopotamus amphibius kiboko isolate mHipAmp2 chromosome 11, mHipAmp2.hap2, whole genome shotgun sequence genome:
- the EHMT2 gene encoding histone-lysine N-methyltransferase EHMT2 isoform X2, translating to MRGLPRGRGLMRARGRGRAAPPGSRGRGRGGTHRGRGRPRSLLSLPRAQASWAPQLPTRLTSPPIPCVPSQGEAPAEMGALVLEKELRGATERVHGSLGDTPRSEETLPKANPDSLETAGPSSPASVTVTVGDEGADTPVGATPLIGDEPENLEGDGDLHGGRILLGHATKSFPSSPSKGGACPSRAKMSMTGAGKSPPSVQSLAMRLLSMPGAQGATAAGPEPPPATASPEGQPKVHRARKTMSKPGNGQPPVPEKRPPEVQHFRMSDDVHSLGKVTSDVAKRRKLNSGGGLSEELGSARGSGDVTLEKGDPGSLEEWETVVGDDFSLYYDSYSVDERVDSDSKSEVEALAEQLSEEEEEEEEEEEEEEEEEEEEEEEEEDDESGNQSDRSGSSGRRKAKKKWRKDSPWVKPSRKRRKREPPRAKEPRGVSNDTSSLETERGFEELPLCSCRMEAPKIDRISERAGHKCMATESVDGELSGCNAAILKRETMRPSSRVALMVLCESHRARMVKHHCCPGCGYFCTAGTFLECHPDFRVAHRFHKACVSQLNGMVFCPHCGEDASEAQEVTIPRGDGVTPPAGTAAPAPPPLAQDAPGRADTSQPSARMRGQGEPRRPLCDPLADTIDSSGPSLTLPSGGCLSAVGLPPGPGREALEKALVIQESERRKKLRFHPRQLYLSVKQGELQKVILMLLDNLDPNFQSDQQSKRTPLHAAAQKGSVEICHVLLQAGANINAVDKQQRTPLMEAVVNNHLEVARYMVQRGGCVYSKEEDGSTCLHHAAKIGNLEMVSLLLSTGQVDVNAQDSGGWTPIIWAAEHKHIEVIRMLLTRGADVTLTDNEENICLHWASFTGSAAIAEVLLNARCDLHAVNYHGDTPLHIAARESYHDCVLLFLSRGANPELRNKEGDTAWDLTPERSDVWFALQLNRKLRLGVGNRAIRTEKIICRDVARGYENVPIPCVNGVDGEPCPEDYKYISENCETSTMNIDRNITHLQHCTCVDDCSSSNCLCGQLSIRCWYDKDGRLLQEFNKIEPPLIFECNQACSCWRNCKNRVVQSGIKVRLQLYRTAKMGWGVRALQTIPQGTFICEYVGELISDAEADVREDDSYLFDLDNKDGEVYCIDARYYGNISRFINHLCDPNIIPVRVFMLHQDLRFPRIAFFSSRDIRAGEELGFDYGDRFWDIKSKYFTCQCGSEKCKHSAEAIALEQSRLARLDPHPELLPELSSLPPVNP from the exons ATGCGGGGTCTACCGAGAGGGAGGGGGCTGATGCGGGCCCGGGGGAGGGGTCGTGCGGCCCCTCCGGGCAGCAGAGGCCGCGGAAGGGGGGGCACCCATAGAGGAAGAGGTAGGCCCCGGAGCCTACTCTCTCTTCCCAGGGCCCAGGCGTCCTGGGCCCCTCAACTTCCTACCAGACTGACCAGCCCTCCTATCCCTTGTGTCCCCTCCCAGGGGGAGGCCCCCGCTGAGATGGGGGCGCTGGTGCTGGAGAAGGAGCTCAGAGGAGCCACCGAGAGAG TTCATGGCTCTTTGGGGGACACCCCTCGTAGTGAGGAGACCCTGCCCAAGGCCAACCCTGACTCCTTGGAGACTGCTGGCCCCTCATCCCCAGCCTCTGTCACAGTCACCGTCGGCGACGAGGGGGCTGACACCCCTGTAGGGGCCACACCACTCATTGGGGATGAACCCGAGAATCTCGAGGGAGATGGGGACCTCCATGGGGGCCGCATCCTTCTGG GACATGCCACAAAGTCATTCCCGTCTTCCCCCAGCAAGGGGGGTGCCTGTCCCAGCCGAGCCAAGATGTCAATGACAGGGGCTGGGAAATCACCCCCATCAGTCCAGAGTTTGGCTATGAGGCTGCTGAGTATGCCGGGGGCCCAGGGGGCAACAGCAGCAGGGCCTGAACCCCCTCCGGCCACAGCCAGCCCGGAGGGGCAGCCCAAGGTCCATCGAGCCCGGAAAACCATGTCCAAACCAGGAAATGGACAG cccccagtcccTGAGAAGCGGCCCCCTGAAGTGCAGCATTTCCGAATGAGTGATGACGTGCACTCGCTGGGGAAGGTGACCTCAG atGTGGCCAAAAGGAGGAAGCTGAACTCAGGAGGTGGCCTG tCAGAGGAGTTGGGTTCTGCTCGGGGTTCGGGAGACGTGACCCTGGAGAAGGGGGACCCCGGGTCCCTGGAGGAGTGGGAAACGGTGGTGGGGGATGACTTCAGCCTCTACTACGATTCCTACTCTGTGGATGAGCGGGTGGACTCTGACAGCAAG TCTGAGGTCGAAGCTCTGGCTGAACAACtgagtgaggaagaggaagaagaggaggaggaggaggaggaagaagaagaggaggaggaggaagaggaagaagaagaggaagatgacGAGTCAGGCAATCAGTCTGACAGG agtGGTTCTAGCGGCCGGCGCAAAGCCAAAAAGAAATGGCGGAAGGACAGCCCGTGGGTGAAGCCATCACGGAAACGGCGGAAGCGGGAGCCTCCGAGGGCCAAGGAGCCACGAG GGGTGTCCAATGACACATCTTCGCTGGAGACAGAGCGTGGATTTGAGGAGTTGCCCCTCTGCAGCTGCCGCATGGAAGCACCCAAGATAGACCGCATCAGCGAGAGAGCGGGACACAAGTGCATGGCCACGGAGAGCGTGGATGGAGAG CTATCGGGCTGCAACGCTGCAATCCTCAAGCGGGAGACCATGAGACCGTCAAGCCGCGTGGCCCTGATGGTGCTCTGTGAGAGCCACCGCGCCCGCATGGTCAAACACCACTGCTGCCCAGGCTGTGGCTACTTCTGTACGGCG GGGACCTTCCTGGAGTGTCACCCCGACTTCCGTGTGGCCCACCGCTTCCACAAGGCCTGCGTGTCCCAGCTGAACGGGATGGTCTTCTGTCCCCACTGTGGGGAGGACGCATCTGAGGCCCAGGAGGTGACCATCCCCCGGGGGGATGGGGTAACCCCACCGGCTGGcactgcagcccctgcccccccacccctggcccaggATGCCCCCGGGAGAGCGGACACTTCCCAGCCCAG CGCCCGGATGCGAGGACAGGGGGAGCCCCGGCGTCCACTCTGCGACCCCCTTGCTGACACCATCGACAGCTCAGGGCCCTCCCTAACCCTGCCCAGTGGGGGCTGCCTCTCTGCTGTGGGGCTGCCACCTGGCCCGGGCCGGGAGGCCCTGGAAAAGGCCCTGGTCATCCAGGAGTCGGAGAG GCGGAAGAAACTCCGTTTCCACCCCCGGCAGCTGTACCTGTCAGTGAAGCAGGGGGAGCTGCAGAAGGTGATCCTGATGCTGT TGGACAACCTGGATCCCAACTTCCAGAGCGACCAGCAGAGCAAGCGCACGCCCCTGCACGCGGCTGCCCAGAAGGGCTCTGTGGAGATCTGCCACGTGCTGCTGCAG GCTGGAGCCAACATCAATGCCGTGGACAAGCAGCAGCGCACGCCGCTGATGGAGGCCGTGGTGAACAACCACCTGGAGGTGGCTCGCTACATGGTGCAGCGCGGCGGCTGCGTCTACAGCAAG GAGGAAGACGGCTCCACCTGCCTCCACCACGCGGCCAAAATTGGGAATCTGGAGATGGTCAGCCTGCTGCTCAGCACCGGACAGGTGGACGTCAACGCCCAG GACAGTGGGGGGTGGACGCCCATCATCTGGGCCGCCGAGCACAAGCACATCGAGGTGATCCGAATGCTGCTGACGCGGGGCGCCGACGTCACCCTCACAGACAAC GAGGAGAACATCTGCCTGCACTGGGCCTCCTTCACCGGCAGCGCCGCCATCGCAGAGGTTCTCCTGAACGCCCGCTGCGACCTCCACGCTGTCAACTACCACGGGGACACGCCCCTGCACATCGCAGCCCGGGAGAGCTACCACGACTGCGTGCT gTTGTTCCTGTCACGTGGGGCGAACCCTGAGCTGCGGAACAAGGAGGGGGACACGGCGTGGGACCTGACCCCTGAGCGCTCGGACGTGTGGTTTGCACTCCAGCTCAACCGCAAGCTCCGGCTCGGGGTGGGAAATCGGGCCATCCGCACTGAGAAGATCATCTGCCG GGACGTGGCTCGGGGCTACGAGAATGTGCCCATTCCCTGTGTCAACGGTGTAGACGGGGAGCCCTGCCCCGAGGATTACAAGTACATCTCGGAGAACTGCGAGACATCCACCATGAACATCGACCGCAACATCACCCACCTGCAG CACTGCACATGTGTGGATGACTGCTCCAGCTCCAACTGCCTGTGTGGCCAGCTCAGCATTCGCTGCTGGTATGACAAG GATGGGCGGCTGCTCCAGGAATTTAACAAGATCGAGCCCCCGCTGATTTTCGAGTGTAACCAGGCGTGCTCCTGCTGGAGAAACTGCAAGAACCGGGTAGTGCAGAGCGGCATCAA ggTGCGACTGCAGCTCTACCGGACAGCCAAGATGGGCTGGGGGGTCCGCGCGCTGCAGACCATTCCCCAGGGGACTTTCATTTGCGA GTATGTCGGCGAGCTGATCTCTGATGCTGAGGCTGATGTGAGAGAGGATGATTCTTATCTCTTCGACTTAGACAACAAG GACGGAGAGGTGTACTGCATCGATGCCCGTTACTACGGCAACATCAGCCGCTTCATCAACCATTTGTGTGACCCCAATATCATCCCCGTCCGGGTCTTCATGCTGCACCAAGACCTGCGATTTCCGCGCATTGCCTTCTTCAGTTCCCGAGACATCCGGGCcggggaggagctggg GTTTGATTATGGTGACCGCTTCTGGGACATCAAAAGCAAGTATTTCACCTGCCAGTGTGGCTCTGAGAAGTGCAAGCACTCAGCTGAGGCCATTGCCTTGGAGCAGAGCCGCCTGGCCCGCCTGGACCCCCACCCCGAGCTGCTGCCTGAGCTCAGCTCCCTGCCGCCCGTCAACCCCTGA
- the EHMT2 gene encoding histone-lysine N-methyltransferase EHMT2 isoform X3: MAAAAGATAAAAAEGEAPAEMGALVLEKELRGATERVHGSLGDTPRSEETLPKANPDSLETAGPSSPASVTVTVGDEGADTPVGATPLIGDEPENLEGDGDLHGGRILLGHATKSFPSSPSKGGACPSRAKMSMTGAGKSPPSVQSLAMRLLSMPGAQGATAAGPEPPPATASPEGQPKVHRARKTMSKPGNGQPPVPEKRPPEVQHFRMSDDVHSLGKVTSDVAKRRKLNSGGGLSEELGSARGSGDVTLEKGDPGSLEEWETVVGDDFSLYYDSYSVDERVDSDSKSEVEALAEQLSEEEEEEEEEEEEEEEEEEEEEEEEEDDESGNQSDRSGSSGRRKAKKKWRKDSPWVKPSRKRRKREPPRAKEPRGVNGVGSSGPSEYMEVPLGSLELPSEGTLSPNHAGVSNDTSSLETERGFEELPLCSCRMEAPKIDRISERAGHKCMATESVDGELSGCNAAILKRETMRPSSRVALMVLCESHRARMVKHHCCPGCGYFCTAGTFLECHPDFRVAHRFHKACVSQLNGMVFCPHCGEDASEAQEVTIPRGDGVTPPAGTAAPAPPPLAQDAPGRADTSQPSARMRGQGEPRRPLCDPLADTIDSSGPSLTLPSGGCLSAVGLPPGPGREALEKALVIQESERRKKLRFHPRQLYLSVKQGELQKVILMLLDNLDPNFQSDQQSKRTPLHAAAQKGSVEICHVLLQAGANINAVDKQQRTPLMEAVVNNHLEVARYMVQRGGCVYSKEEDGSTCLHHAAKIGNLEMVSLLLSTGQVDVNAQDSGGWTPIIWAAEHKHIEVIRMLLTRGADVTLTDNEENICLHWASFTGSAAIAEVLLNARCDLHAVNYHGDTPLHIAARESYHDCVLLFLSRGANPELRNKEGDTAWDLTPERSDVWFALQLNRKLRLGVGNRAIRTEKIICRDVARGYENVPIPCVNGVDGEPCPEDYKYISENCETSTMNIDRNITHLQHCTCVDDCSSSNCLCGQLSIRCWYDKDGRLLQEFNKIEPPLIFECNQACSCWRNCKNRVVQSGIKVRLQLYRTAKMGWGVRALQTIPQGTFICEYVGELISDAEADVREDDSYLFDLDNKDGEVYCIDARYYGNISRFINHLCDPNIIPVRVFMLHQDLRFPRIAFFSSRDIRAGEELGFDYGDRFWDIKSKYFTCQCGSEKCKHSAEAIALEQSRLARLDPHPELLPELSSLPPVNP; encoded by the exons atggcggcggcggcgggagctaCAGCGGCGGCGGCCGCCGAG GGGGAGGCCCCCGCTGAGATGGGGGCGCTGGTGCTGGAGAAGGAGCTCAGAGGAGCCACCGAGAGAG TTCATGGCTCTTTGGGGGACACCCCTCGTAGTGAGGAGACCCTGCCCAAGGCCAACCCTGACTCCTTGGAGACTGCTGGCCCCTCATCCCCAGCCTCTGTCACAGTCACCGTCGGCGACGAGGGGGCTGACACCCCTGTAGGGGCCACACCACTCATTGGGGATGAACCCGAGAATCTCGAGGGAGATGGGGACCTCCATGGGGGCCGCATCCTTCTGG GACATGCCACAAAGTCATTCCCGTCTTCCCCCAGCAAGGGGGGTGCCTGTCCCAGCCGAGCCAAGATGTCAATGACAGGGGCTGGGAAATCACCCCCATCAGTCCAGAGTTTGGCTATGAGGCTGCTGAGTATGCCGGGGGCCCAGGGGGCAACAGCAGCAGGGCCTGAACCCCCTCCGGCCACAGCCAGCCCGGAGGGGCAGCCCAAGGTCCATCGAGCCCGGAAAACCATGTCCAAACCAGGAAATGGACAG cccccagtcccTGAGAAGCGGCCCCCTGAAGTGCAGCATTTCCGAATGAGTGATGACGTGCACTCGCTGGGGAAGGTGACCTCAG atGTGGCCAAAAGGAGGAAGCTGAACTCAGGAGGTGGCCTG tCAGAGGAGTTGGGTTCTGCTCGGGGTTCGGGAGACGTGACCCTGGAGAAGGGGGACCCCGGGTCCCTGGAGGAGTGGGAAACGGTGGTGGGGGATGACTTCAGCCTCTACTACGATTCCTACTCTGTGGATGAGCGGGTGGACTCTGACAGCAAG TCTGAGGTCGAAGCTCTGGCTGAACAACtgagtgaggaagaggaagaagaggaggaggaggaggaggaagaagaagaggaggaggaggaagaggaagaagaagaggaagatgacGAGTCAGGCAATCAGTCTGACAGG agtGGTTCTAGCGGCCGGCGCAAAGCCAAAAAGAAATGGCGGAAGGACAGCCCGTGGGTGAAGCCATCACGGAAACGGCGGAAGCGGGAGCCTCCGAGGGCCAAGGAGCCACGAG gAGTGAATGGTGTGggctcctcaggccccagtgagTACATGGAGGTCCCTCTGGGGTCCCTGGAGCTGCCCAGCGAGGGGACCCTCTCTCCCAACCACGCTG GGGTGTCCAATGACACATCTTCGCTGGAGACAGAGCGTGGATTTGAGGAGTTGCCCCTCTGCAGCTGCCGCATGGAAGCACCCAAGATAGACCGCATCAGCGAGAGAGCGGGACACAAGTGCATGGCCACGGAGAGCGTGGATGGAGAG CTATCGGGCTGCAACGCTGCAATCCTCAAGCGGGAGACCATGAGACCGTCAAGCCGCGTGGCCCTGATGGTGCTCTGTGAGAGCCACCGCGCCCGCATGGTCAAACACCACTGCTGCCCAGGCTGTGGCTACTTCTGTACGGCG GGGACCTTCCTGGAGTGTCACCCCGACTTCCGTGTGGCCCACCGCTTCCACAAGGCCTGCGTGTCCCAGCTGAACGGGATGGTCTTCTGTCCCCACTGTGGGGAGGACGCATCTGAGGCCCAGGAGGTGACCATCCCCCGGGGGGATGGGGTAACCCCACCGGCTGGcactgcagcccctgcccccccacccctggcccaggATGCCCCCGGGAGAGCGGACACTTCCCAGCCCAG CGCCCGGATGCGAGGACAGGGGGAGCCCCGGCGTCCACTCTGCGACCCCCTTGCTGACACCATCGACAGCTCAGGGCCCTCCCTAACCCTGCCCAGTGGGGGCTGCCTCTCTGCTGTGGGGCTGCCACCTGGCCCGGGCCGGGAGGCCCTGGAAAAGGCCCTGGTCATCCAGGAGTCGGAGAG GCGGAAGAAACTCCGTTTCCACCCCCGGCAGCTGTACCTGTCAGTGAAGCAGGGGGAGCTGCAGAAGGTGATCCTGATGCTGT TGGACAACCTGGATCCCAACTTCCAGAGCGACCAGCAGAGCAAGCGCACGCCCCTGCACGCGGCTGCCCAGAAGGGCTCTGTGGAGATCTGCCACGTGCTGCTGCAG GCTGGAGCCAACATCAATGCCGTGGACAAGCAGCAGCGCACGCCGCTGATGGAGGCCGTGGTGAACAACCACCTGGAGGTGGCTCGCTACATGGTGCAGCGCGGCGGCTGCGTCTACAGCAAG GAGGAAGACGGCTCCACCTGCCTCCACCACGCGGCCAAAATTGGGAATCTGGAGATGGTCAGCCTGCTGCTCAGCACCGGACAGGTGGACGTCAACGCCCAG GACAGTGGGGGGTGGACGCCCATCATCTGGGCCGCCGAGCACAAGCACATCGAGGTGATCCGAATGCTGCTGACGCGGGGCGCCGACGTCACCCTCACAGACAAC GAGGAGAACATCTGCCTGCACTGGGCCTCCTTCACCGGCAGCGCCGCCATCGCAGAGGTTCTCCTGAACGCCCGCTGCGACCTCCACGCTGTCAACTACCACGGGGACACGCCCCTGCACATCGCAGCCCGGGAGAGCTACCACGACTGCGTGCT gTTGTTCCTGTCACGTGGGGCGAACCCTGAGCTGCGGAACAAGGAGGGGGACACGGCGTGGGACCTGACCCCTGAGCGCTCGGACGTGTGGTTTGCACTCCAGCTCAACCGCAAGCTCCGGCTCGGGGTGGGAAATCGGGCCATCCGCACTGAGAAGATCATCTGCCG GGACGTGGCTCGGGGCTACGAGAATGTGCCCATTCCCTGTGTCAACGGTGTAGACGGGGAGCCCTGCCCCGAGGATTACAAGTACATCTCGGAGAACTGCGAGACATCCACCATGAACATCGACCGCAACATCACCCACCTGCAG CACTGCACATGTGTGGATGACTGCTCCAGCTCCAACTGCCTGTGTGGCCAGCTCAGCATTCGCTGCTGGTATGACAAG GATGGGCGGCTGCTCCAGGAATTTAACAAGATCGAGCCCCCGCTGATTTTCGAGTGTAACCAGGCGTGCTCCTGCTGGAGAAACTGCAAGAACCGGGTAGTGCAGAGCGGCATCAA ggTGCGACTGCAGCTCTACCGGACAGCCAAGATGGGCTGGGGGGTCCGCGCGCTGCAGACCATTCCCCAGGGGACTTTCATTTGCGA GTATGTCGGCGAGCTGATCTCTGATGCTGAGGCTGATGTGAGAGAGGATGATTCTTATCTCTTCGACTTAGACAACAAG GACGGAGAGGTGTACTGCATCGATGCCCGTTACTACGGCAACATCAGCCGCTTCATCAACCATTTGTGTGACCCCAATATCATCCCCGTCCGGGTCTTCATGCTGCACCAAGACCTGCGATTTCCGCGCATTGCCTTCTTCAGTTCCCGAGACATCCGGGCcggggaggagctggg GTTTGATTATGGTGACCGCTTCTGGGACATCAAAAGCAAGTATTTCACCTGCCAGTGTGGCTCTGAGAAGTGCAAGCACTCAGCTGAGGCCATTGCCTTGGAGCAGAGCCGCCTGGCCCGCCTGGACCCCCACCCCGAGCTGCTGCCTGAGCTCAGCTCCCTGCCGCCCGTCAACCCCTGA
- the EHMT2 gene encoding histone-lysine N-methyltransferase EHMT2 isoform X4, with amino-acid sequence MAAAAGATAAAAAEGEAPAEMGALVLEKELRGATERVHGSLGDTPRSEETLPKANPDSLETAGPSSPASVTVTVGDEGADTPVGATPLIGDEPENLEGDGDLHGGRILLGHATKSFPSSPSKGGACPSRAKMSMTGAGKSPPSVQSLAMRLLSMPGAQGATAAGPEPPPATASPEGQPKVHRARKTMSKPGNGQPPVPEKRPPEVQHFRMSDDVHSLGKVTSDVAKRRKLNSGGGLSEELGSARGSGDVTLEKGDPGSLEEWETVVGDDFSLYYDSYSVDERVDSDSKSEVEALAEQLSEEEEEEEEEEEEEEEEEEEEEEEEEDDESGNQSDRSGSSGRRKAKKKWRKDSPWVKPSRKRRKREPPRAKEPRGVSNDTSSLETERGFEELPLCSCRMEAPKIDRISERAGHKCMATESVDGELSGCNAAILKRETMRPSSRVALMVLCESHRARMVKHHCCPGCGYFCTAGTFLECHPDFRVAHRFHKACVSQLNGMVFCPHCGEDASEAQEVTIPRGDGVTPPAGTAAPAPPPLAQDAPGRADTSQPSARMRGQGEPRRPLCDPLADTIDSSGPSLTLPSGGCLSAVGLPPGPGREALEKALVIQESERRKKLRFHPRQLYLSVKQGELQKVILMLLDNLDPNFQSDQQSKRTPLHAAAQKGSVEICHVLLQAGANINAVDKQQRTPLMEAVVNNHLEVARYMVQRGGCVYSKEEDGSTCLHHAAKIGNLEMVSLLLSTGQVDVNAQDSGGWTPIIWAAEHKHIEVIRMLLTRGADVTLTDNEENICLHWASFTGSAAIAEVLLNARCDLHAVNYHGDTPLHIAARESYHDCVLLFLSRGANPELRNKEGDTAWDLTPERSDVWFALQLNRKLRLGVGNRAIRTEKIICRDVARGYENVPIPCVNGVDGEPCPEDYKYISENCETSTMNIDRNITHLQHCTCVDDCSSSNCLCGQLSIRCWYDKDGRLLQEFNKIEPPLIFECNQACSCWRNCKNRVVQSGIKVRLQLYRTAKMGWGVRALQTIPQGTFICEYVGELISDAEADVREDDSYLFDLDNKDGEVYCIDARYYGNISRFINHLCDPNIIPVRVFMLHQDLRFPRIAFFSSRDIRAGEELGFDYGDRFWDIKSKYFTCQCGSEKCKHSAEAIALEQSRLARLDPHPELLPELSSLPPVNP; translated from the exons atggcggcggcggcgggagctaCAGCGGCGGCGGCCGCCGAG GGGGAGGCCCCCGCTGAGATGGGGGCGCTGGTGCTGGAGAAGGAGCTCAGAGGAGCCACCGAGAGAG TTCATGGCTCTTTGGGGGACACCCCTCGTAGTGAGGAGACCCTGCCCAAGGCCAACCCTGACTCCTTGGAGACTGCTGGCCCCTCATCCCCAGCCTCTGTCACAGTCACCGTCGGCGACGAGGGGGCTGACACCCCTGTAGGGGCCACACCACTCATTGGGGATGAACCCGAGAATCTCGAGGGAGATGGGGACCTCCATGGGGGCCGCATCCTTCTGG GACATGCCACAAAGTCATTCCCGTCTTCCCCCAGCAAGGGGGGTGCCTGTCCCAGCCGAGCCAAGATGTCAATGACAGGGGCTGGGAAATCACCCCCATCAGTCCAGAGTTTGGCTATGAGGCTGCTGAGTATGCCGGGGGCCCAGGGGGCAACAGCAGCAGGGCCTGAACCCCCTCCGGCCACAGCCAGCCCGGAGGGGCAGCCCAAGGTCCATCGAGCCCGGAAAACCATGTCCAAACCAGGAAATGGACAG cccccagtcccTGAGAAGCGGCCCCCTGAAGTGCAGCATTTCCGAATGAGTGATGACGTGCACTCGCTGGGGAAGGTGACCTCAG atGTGGCCAAAAGGAGGAAGCTGAACTCAGGAGGTGGCCTG tCAGAGGAGTTGGGTTCTGCTCGGGGTTCGGGAGACGTGACCCTGGAGAAGGGGGACCCCGGGTCCCTGGAGGAGTGGGAAACGGTGGTGGGGGATGACTTCAGCCTCTACTACGATTCCTACTCTGTGGATGAGCGGGTGGACTCTGACAGCAAG TCTGAGGTCGAAGCTCTGGCTGAACAACtgagtgaggaagaggaagaagaggaggaggaggaggaggaagaagaagaggaggaggaggaagaggaagaagaagaggaagatgacGAGTCAGGCAATCAGTCTGACAGG agtGGTTCTAGCGGCCGGCGCAAAGCCAAAAAGAAATGGCGGAAGGACAGCCCGTGGGTGAAGCCATCACGGAAACGGCGGAAGCGGGAGCCTCCGAGGGCCAAGGAGCCACGAG GGGTGTCCAATGACACATCTTCGCTGGAGACAGAGCGTGGATTTGAGGAGTTGCCCCTCTGCAGCTGCCGCATGGAAGCACCCAAGATAGACCGCATCAGCGAGAGAGCGGGACACAAGTGCATGGCCACGGAGAGCGTGGATGGAGAG CTATCGGGCTGCAACGCTGCAATCCTCAAGCGGGAGACCATGAGACCGTCAAGCCGCGTGGCCCTGATGGTGCTCTGTGAGAGCCACCGCGCCCGCATGGTCAAACACCACTGCTGCCCAGGCTGTGGCTACTTCTGTACGGCG GGGACCTTCCTGGAGTGTCACCCCGACTTCCGTGTGGCCCACCGCTTCCACAAGGCCTGCGTGTCCCAGCTGAACGGGATGGTCTTCTGTCCCCACTGTGGGGAGGACGCATCTGAGGCCCAGGAGGTGACCATCCCCCGGGGGGATGGGGTAACCCCACCGGCTGGcactgcagcccctgcccccccacccctggcccaggATGCCCCCGGGAGAGCGGACACTTCCCAGCCCAG CGCCCGGATGCGAGGACAGGGGGAGCCCCGGCGTCCACTCTGCGACCCCCTTGCTGACACCATCGACAGCTCAGGGCCCTCCCTAACCCTGCCCAGTGGGGGCTGCCTCTCTGCTGTGGGGCTGCCACCTGGCCCGGGCCGGGAGGCCCTGGAAAAGGCCCTGGTCATCCAGGAGTCGGAGAG GCGGAAGAAACTCCGTTTCCACCCCCGGCAGCTGTACCTGTCAGTGAAGCAGGGGGAGCTGCAGAAGGTGATCCTGATGCTGT TGGACAACCTGGATCCCAACTTCCAGAGCGACCAGCAGAGCAAGCGCACGCCCCTGCACGCGGCTGCCCAGAAGGGCTCTGTGGAGATCTGCCACGTGCTGCTGCAG GCTGGAGCCAACATCAATGCCGTGGACAAGCAGCAGCGCACGCCGCTGATGGAGGCCGTGGTGAACAACCACCTGGAGGTGGCTCGCTACATGGTGCAGCGCGGCGGCTGCGTCTACAGCAAG GAGGAAGACGGCTCCACCTGCCTCCACCACGCGGCCAAAATTGGGAATCTGGAGATGGTCAGCCTGCTGCTCAGCACCGGACAGGTGGACGTCAACGCCCAG GACAGTGGGGGGTGGACGCCCATCATCTGGGCCGCCGAGCACAAGCACATCGAGGTGATCCGAATGCTGCTGACGCGGGGCGCCGACGTCACCCTCACAGACAAC GAGGAGAACATCTGCCTGCACTGGGCCTCCTTCACCGGCAGCGCCGCCATCGCAGAGGTTCTCCTGAACGCCCGCTGCGACCTCCACGCTGTCAACTACCACGGGGACACGCCCCTGCACATCGCAGCCCGGGAGAGCTACCACGACTGCGTGCT gTTGTTCCTGTCACGTGGGGCGAACCCTGAGCTGCGGAACAAGGAGGGGGACACGGCGTGGGACCTGACCCCTGAGCGCTCGGACGTGTGGTTTGCACTCCAGCTCAACCGCAAGCTCCGGCTCGGGGTGGGAAATCGGGCCATCCGCACTGAGAAGATCATCTGCCG GGACGTGGCTCGGGGCTACGAGAATGTGCCCATTCCCTGTGTCAACGGTGTAGACGGGGAGCCCTGCCCCGAGGATTACAAGTACATCTCGGAGAACTGCGAGACATCCACCATGAACATCGACCGCAACATCACCCACCTGCAG CACTGCACATGTGTGGATGACTGCTCCAGCTCCAACTGCCTGTGTGGCCAGCTCAGCATTCGCTGCTGGTATGACAAG GATGGGCGGCTGCTCCAGGAATTTAACAAGATCGAGCCCCCGCTGATTTTCGAGTGTAACCAGGCGTGCTCCTGCTGGAGAAACTGCAAGAACCGGGTAGTGCAGAGCGGCATCAA ggTGCGACTGCAGCTCTACCGGACAGCCAAGATGGGCTGGGGGGTCCGCGCGCTGCAGACCATTCCCCAGGGGACTTTCATTTGCGA GTATGTCGGCGAGCTGATCTCTGATGCTGAGGCTGATGTGAGAGAGGATGATTCTTATCTCTTCGACTTAGACAACAAG GACGGAGAGGTGTACTGCATCGATGCCCGTTACTACGGCAACATCAGCCGCTTCATCAACCATTTGTGTGACCCCAATATCATCCCCGTCCGGGTCTTCATGCTGCACCAAGACCTGCGATTTCCGCGCATTGCCTTCTTCAGTTCCCGAGACATCCGGGCcggggaggagctggg GTTTGATTATGGTGACCGCTTCTGGGACATCAAAAGCAAGTATTTCACCTGCCAGTGTGGCTCTGAGAAGTGCAAGCACTCAGCTGAGGCCATTGCCTTGGAGCAGAGCCGCCTGGCCCGCCTGGACCCCCACCCCGAGCTGCTGCCTGAGCTCAGCTCCCTGCCGCCCGTCAACCCCTGA